The genomic segment GGGCGCAGGCGGGTGTCGGCGATCAGATTGACCGAGATGACGAAATCGGCGCCGAGCGCCCGGCAGGCCGTCACCGGCACCGGATTGACCAGCGCGCCGTCGAACAGCCAGCGGCCGCCGATCGAAACCGGTTCGAAAATGCCGGGCAGGGCATAGGACGCGCGCATGGCATCGACCAGCGGGCCGCGTTGCAGCCAGATTTCGTGCCCGGTGCCCATTTCGGTGGCGACGGCGAGAAATTTTTTCGGCAAGTCCTCGATCTTCACCTGGCCCAGGGCGGCGTCGAGCCGGGAGCGCAGCCGATTGCCGGAGATCAGGCCGGCCCCGGAGAGGGAGACGTCGAGCAGGCTAAATACCCGGCGTTTATTCAACGACCGGGCAAAATCCTCCAATTCGGCCAGCCGCCCGCCGGCCCAGCAACCGCCAGCGACCGAGCCGATGGAGGCGCCAGCGATCACATCCGGTTGCAGGCCGTTAGCCTCAAGTTCTTGTAATACCCCGATATGCGACCAGCCACGGGCGCCGCCGGCACCGAGCGCCAGGCCGATCTTACGCCGGGGTGCGACAGGTGGCGCTGCCGGGAGGGGGCCGCTCTCGTCGGCATTCTTCATCGGGATTATGGAACCGAACAGGCGCATGACACGAACTTCGCTGTTTCAGTCACTCCAAGGGACTTGCCCCAAGGAATTTGCCCCAATAGCCAGACCGTCACCGTAAGGCAAAAGTTCGGCTAAAGATTTAACGAGACGGTCAAGAACCGGCTGAACCCGTCACATATGGTTTCACTACGTGAATTCCAGTCGCATGTCGGTGCCCGGCAGCACCTTGCGGTAGAAGCAGGAGTGGCGGCCGGTGTGGCAGGCATGGCCATCGCCGGCGACTTCGACCTTCAGCAGGATCGTGTCCTGGTCGCAATCGGTGCGCATTTCAACCACGGTTTGCACTTGGCCTGACGTATCGCCCTTGCGCCACAGGCTTTGGCGCGATCGCGACCAGTAATGGGCGATGGAGGTCTCCAAGGTCAGCCGCAGCGCCTCGGCATTCATCCAGGCGACCATCAGGATTTCGCCCGTGTGCACTTCTGTGGTGACGCAGGTGATGAGGCCATCGCGATCAAATTTCGGTGTGAAGGCTGTGCCTTCTTCTATGTCGTGTTTGGATGGGTGGTCGGTCATGATGGCCTCTGAATAAGTTGCGGCTTCTAGCATGTGGGGACGGCTGGATGGAAATGGTTGTGGGGCGTACCTGCCTGTGGGGTGCCGTTGCGCTTGCGATGCTGTGGTTGGTGCAAGTGCCAACGGCTCTGGCTCAAGCCCCGGGCGAGCCTCAGGCTGAAGGCTGTCCGCGCCTCGTCTCGCAAGGGGCGGCGCGGATCACCCCAGCGGTCGTGAACAGCGATGAGTTGGCGCTGACCTTTGTCGGGCACGCGACCTTCCTCATGGAAACGCCGGCTGGCCTCACCGTCGCCACCGACTACAACGATTACGTCAAGCCGTCGTTGATCCCGAACGTCGTCACCATGAACCGGGCGCATTCGACCCACTACACCAATCGTCCCGATCCCGGCATTCGCCACGTCTTGCGCGGCTGGAAGCCGGAGGGCGGGCCCGCCACGCATGATGAGACCATCGGCGACATGCGCATTCGCAACATCGTCACCAATATTCGCGACTGGCAGGGCGGCACCGACTTCGCCGGCAATTCCATTTTCGTCTTCGAGGCCTCGCAGATTTGCGTCGCTCATCTCGGTCATCTGCATCATGAATTGACCGACGAGCACATCAAGCAGATCGGCCGGGTCGATGTGGCTCTGGTGCCGGTGGATGGCAGCTATACATTGACGCCGGCGCAGATGCTCAAAGTGGTGCAGCAGATCTCACCGCAGCTTGTCATCCCGATGCACTTCTTCAGTCAGTCGACCTTGAATCGGTTTCTCGATCTGGCGCGCGAGCAATATCCCGTCGAGGTCTCGCCAACGCCGACGGTTCTGCTGAGCCGGCCAATGTTGCCGATCCGCACCAAGGTTCTGGTTCTGCCGGGGCGTTGATGGATGCCGGTGAATGCAAGGCGCGTTTCGCATTTACGGTGTCATACCCGACACCCGCGTAGCGGGTGAGCGGGTATCCAGGGCTAGTGGTAAAGCGTTGTGTGATCGCCGCACATCATCTTATGCCTTGCCTTAAACAGCATTCTACCGCTTGCACTGGATCCCCGCTCAGCCGCTGTGCGGCTGTCGGGGATAACACCCAGGTTCTCAACAGTTCGTCAGCGTGCGCCACGCACCATGGTGAAGAAACGCGCCTGCTCAGCGGGATCGCGGAAGCGGCCGGTGAAGCGGCTCGTCACGGTCGATGATCCAGCCTTGCGCACGCCGCGCAGCGACATGCACATATGCTCGGCATCGACCAGCACGGCGACGCCGAACGGCTTCAGCGATTGTTCGAGCGCGTCGGCGATCTGCGCCGTCATCGTCTCCTGCGTCTGCAAACGGCGCGCGAAGACATCGACGATGCGCGCCAGTTTCGACAGGCCGACCACGCCACCATTGGGATAATAGGCGACATGGGCGGTGCCGATGAAGGGCACCATGTGGTGTTCGCAGTGCGACGAGAACGGAATGTCGCGCACCAGCACCATATCGTCGTAGCCATCGACCTCTTCGAAGACCTTGTCGAGAACCTCGTCGGGATCTTGATTGTAGCCTTGGAAGAATTCCTCATAGGCTTTGACGACGCGCTTGGGCGTGTCGATCAGGCCTTCGCGGCCTGGATTTTCGCCGACCCAGCGCAGCAACGTTCGAACGGCCTCTTCGGCCTCTTCGCGTGTGGGGCGCAGAGTATGCTTGGTCGACGCTTCGGCCGGTGAGGTATGACGTTCCTCGATTGGCTGACGGGTCGAGGTCTTAACCACGGCGTCCATGGTGCCTCCTAGGTGAGTTGACGGGGCATCCTAGTCAGGATGCCATATGGGGACTACTAGCCTTTTTGCTCGTTTCGTTCCTTTCTATGCGGCAACGAAGGAAGCGACAAGTATTTCAGTATTTTACATCACCGGTCCGTGCTTCAAGCCTTGAAACAGGGGCGTCCGCGCAATTATATAGACCCTGAACTCCTTTTTTCGATGGCCGTTCCGTTGTTTTTGACGGGGCGCGTCATCCGGACACACTGACCATGCTCAATGAGGTCTACAACAAGCGCATTCTGGAACTGGCTGCTGACATTCCCCGTCAGGGGCGTCTCGATCATCCCCAAGCCAGTGCCACTGCCCATTCCAAGCTCTGTGGATCGACAGTGACGATCGATCTCGATCTAGACGATGGGCATGTGTCCAACTTCGCCCATGACGTGAAGGCGTGTGCGCTCGGCCAGGCGTCGTCGTCGATCATGGCGCGCAATATCATCGGCTCGACGCCACAGGAATTGCGGGCGTTGCGCGAGACCGTGCGCAAGATGCTCAAAGAGAATGGCGAGCCGCCGCGTGACGGCAAATGGGCTGACATCGCCGTGCTGGAACCGGTGCGCGACTACAAGGCCCGCCATGCCTCGACCCTGCTGACGTTCGATGCGGTGGTGAAGGCGCTTGATGCGATCGAGGCGCAGTCAACCGGCGCTACGCCCGTCGCTGCTGTGCAGGGTTGAGATTGAAGCGGAGCAGATCATGCTGCGTCCAGCTGCTCACGTCCTGATCCGCACCTATCAGCTCACGCTGTCGTCATTGGTTGGGCGCAACTGTCGGCACTTGCCGAGCTGTTCCGAGTTCACCGACGAAGCCATCCAGAAACATGGCTTCTGGCCTGGTGGCTGGATGGGGTTGGCGCGCATCTGCCGCTGCCGGCCAGGCGGCACGGCGGGTTATGATCCGGTTCCAGAGACTTTGCCTGATGGCGCCGCCTGGCAGCGGCCCTGGCGCTATGGCCAATGGCGCGGGCCGCTGCGTTGCGACGAAGTGCGGCCTGATTGAAGACTAGATCCGCAGCAGCAAGAGATCGGTGTCTTCCGGCTTAGCGCCGGCCATGGTCAGCATGGCATGCACCTGGCCGCGATGATGGGTCTCGTGATTGAAGAAATTGGCGACCAGATGTTGCTTCGACATCGAGATGTCTTTCTTCAGCAGCACCGAATGCCAGGACAGATCGCCGCTGAGCCAGCCTTGATCGAGTGCCTCCGCCCAGCGTTCGATTTTCGCATCGGTGGCGCGGCGCATGTCGGTCAGTTCGTCGAAGTTCTCGTGCATGGCAAGGCCATCTTTGGGGCCCATCTGAAAGGCTCCCTCGCCGAGAAAGCGGTCGAGCCAGGTGCGATCGGCCCAGAGCAGATGATTGAATGTGGTGTGGATGGAGCCGAAGAAAGCGCCACGGGCCTTGCGCCGTTCGTCGTCGGATAGGGTCGCGGCCGCATCATAAAGGCTCTTGTTCTGCCATGAATTGTATTTGGCCATGGTGATCACATAGTCTTTGTCGATCACTTCGTTTCTCCCCTAAATCTTTTGCAGTTGGCCGAGGCCAGCATCATAAAGGCGCGTCAAACATCCAAGGCAAAATCGCGCTTCTGTCCAGGCGCAATTTGCTTCAGCTGCGTGCCTGTAATTCGATCGCCAGCGCATAGATGCGCAGTCTGAGATCCTCTGGCAAGTCGCGCAAAGTCTCAAGATAGACGCGTCCGGCATGGCACATGGCGGCATCGGGCAGCGGCGGGTCGGGCGTGCGTGCGTCGAGCAGCGATTCTATCTCCGGCGTGCCAAGACCACGGGCGCGCAGTGCCTCTTCCAGGGTGCGGAAATCGCTGTCGCCAGGCGCCTCGCGCTTGTCGGTGCTTTTTTGGCCATCGATCATGGCATCGAGGCTGGCTTGCGCCAGTTTCGCCATCAGCGGGCGATTGGCCTGGGCGAAATCGAAAAAGCCGGAGGCCGCGCCGCCATGTAGAAAGTCGGTGCAGGTTTGCGGGTCTGCTGCTTCCATGGCGCTGATCACGTCGAATTGTCGATCGAAGACGTTTTGCAGGGCGGCGTCCGACGCCTTGGCCGCCAATATGCCGCGGCTGTGACGCAGGGCCCGTGTGGCCTCGGTTAAATAAAAGTCGGGCGTGCCGGTGCGGTGGCCACGGACAGCGCGCTCGGCGAAAGTATTGAGGATCCGCGTGTGATCGGAAGGATAGGCGGCGCGCATGGCCTCGAAATAGGAGGCGAACTCAGGCGTCTGCGCCAGCAGGCCGGTGATCGCGGTCCGTTCTTCAGCCACTTGCGCATCGGAAAGCCGGTCCGCTTCCGGCTTCATTTCAATACGACTTGCCTCGTCCTGGTAATGCAGCGCGCCGTCGAAGAATCGCCAGCTTAGGAAAGCGCTGGCGACCAGAGCGATGACGAGCAGGACGATACGCAGGATATGCATGCGCCTGTTCCGATGGACCGATTCTCGTGGTGAGAGCGGGCGTGCTGCGAAAAGCCGGTCGCTCCTTTCGCACCCCGCTCTGGGGACCCTCAACTCAAGGGCGTAACGAACCGCCGGGCAATGTCAATATTGCGGCAAAACCGGTTCCGGCGGTTCGGTTCCTGTGCACTCAGGCCTTGCGGGGGACCCAGCGGCCTTCCTTGTCGCGGCCGACCTTGCCGGCGAGGCGCAGCTTTTCCAGGACGAGCACGATCTCGCGGCCGTCGCGGCTGCCGGTGGCGGCCATCAGGTCCTCGAAGAATTTCGGGCCATCCTCGATAGCGGCTTCGACGCTGGCGAACCGCTTGCCGCCATAACGGGGCGGTTCTGGAATCAGCGGCGGCCCGGCGAGCGTCTGGGCGAAGGGCAGGGTGCAGTCGAAGCCCGCCTTGGCGCCGGTCCGCGCGCCGCTCAGCGAGGGGTCGAGCGGAATGGCGCGGAAGCCCGATTGGACGACCAGGTCGCGATCCGCCTGAAAGCGGGTCGCCATAGCCCAATCGACCTGACCATCGGAGCGAATGTCGATATCGGGATCGACGACCCAGACATGTTTGGCATTGGAGACCGAACCGAAGACTGCGGCAATGGCATTGCGCGCTTCGCCTGGCACGCGCTGGCGGATCGACACGCGCACATGCAGGCCGCCGCCGGAGGCGGTCAGCACATTGATGTCCACC from the Beijerinckia sp. 28-YEA-48 genome contains:
- the hisI gene encoding phosphoribosyl-AMP cyclohydrolase, whose amino-acid sequence is MTDHPSKHDIEEGTAFTPKFDRDGLITCVTTEVHTGEILMVAWMNAEALRLTLETSIAHYWSRSRQSLWRKGDTSGQVQTVVEMRTDCDQDTILLKVEVAGDGHACHTGRHSCFYRKVLPGTDMRLEFT
- a CDS encoding iron-sulfur cluster assembly scaffold protein, whose translation is MLNEVYNKRILELAADIPRQGRLDHPQASATAHSKLCGSTVTIDLDLDDGHVSNFAHDVKACALGQASSSIMARNIIGSTPQELRALRETVRKMLKENGEPPRDGKWADIAVLEPVRDYKARHASTLLTFDAVVKALDAIEAQSTGATPVAAVQG
- the yidD gene encoding membrane protein insertion efficiency factor YidD, yielding MLRPAAHVLIRTYQLTLSSLVGRNCRHLPSCSEFTDEAIQKHGFWPGGWMGLARICRCRPGGTAGYDPVPETLPDGAAWQRPWRYGQWRGPLRCDEVRPD
- the folE gene encoding GTP cyclohydrolase I FolE; its protein translation is MDAVVKTSTRQPIEERHTSPAEASTKHTLRPTREEAEEAVRTLLRWVGENPGREGLIDTPKRVVKAYEEFFQGYNQDPDEVLDKVFEEVDGYDDMVLVRDIPFSSHCEHHMVPFIGTAHVAYYPNGGVVGLSKLARIVDVFARRLQTQETMTAQIADALEQSLKPFGVAVLVDAEHMCMSLRGVRKAGSSTVTSRFTGRFRDPAEQARFFTMVRGAR
- a CDS encoding MBL fold metallo-hydrolase, which encodes MEMVVGRTCLWGAVALAMLWLVQVPTALAQAPGEPQAEGCPRLVSQGAARITPAVVNSDELALTFVGHATFLMETPAGLTVATDYNDYVKPSLIPNVVTMNRAHSTHYTNRPDPGIRHVLRGWKPEGGPATHDETIGDMRIRNIVTNIRDWQGGTDFAGNSIFVFEASQICVAHLGHLHHELTDEHIKQIGRVDVALVPVDGSYTLTPAQMLKVVQQISPQLVIPMHFFSQSTLNRFLDLAREQYPVEVSPTPTVLLSRPMLPIRTKVLVLPGR
- a CDS encoding DinB family protein translates to MAKYNSWQNKSLYDAAATLSDDERRKARGAFFGSIHTTFNHLLWADRTWLDRFLGEGAFQMGPKDGLAMHENFDELTDMRRATDAKIERWAEALDQGWLSGDLSWHSVLLKKDISMSKQHLVANFFNHETHHRGQVHAMLTMAGAKPEDTDLLLLRI
- a CDS encoding patatin-like phospholipase family protein, coding for MKNADESGPLPAAPPVAPRRKIGLALGAGGARGWSHIGVLQELEANGLQPDVIAGASIGSVAGGCWAGGRLAELEDFARSLNKRRVFSLLDVSLSGAGLISGNRLRSRLDAALGQVKIEDLPKKFLAVATEMGTGHEIWLQRGPLVDAMRASYALPGIFEPVSIGGRWLFDGALVNPVPVTACRALGADFVISVNLIADTRLRPTVVRDDIFVEDTSVETAPTPARKRYGLFRSHFDRNAAGAPGLATAVVDAFNITQDRITRARLAGDPPDATIGAKLGRIGFFDFHRADEMIALGREAARKAIPEIREEMELRAPV